The proteins below are encoded in one region of Coffea arabica cultivar ET-39 chromosome 4c, Coffea Arabica ET-39 HiFi, whole genome shotgun sequence:
- the LOC140005237 gene encoding uncharacterized protein At1g03900-like translates to MLSAAGLSSGHPGTVKAKTLNLAPPRRGRVRIRSPLLPPPNDSAATRMTSGSHNTTLKGPKEVARHSTDPLADLSQPEVSVCGGRIDVVCVAWVPYICIEVDTWQFGL, encoded by the exons ATGCTTTCAGCTGCAGGATTGTCAAGTGGACATCCTGGAACTGTAAAGGCCAAAACTCTAAACCTAGCACCACCCCGCAGGGGAAGAGTGAGGATTAGGTCTCCTCTCCTACCCCCTCCCAATGATTCTGCAGCTACTAGGATGACTTCGGGAAGCCATAATACTACTCTCAAGGGGCCTAAGGAAGTTGCTAGACATTCTACTGATCCACTGGCAGATTTGTCACAACCTGAG GTTTCCGTGTGCGGTGGCAGGATTGACGTTGTTTGTGTTGCATGGGTGCCATATATTTGCATTGAAGTTGACACTTGGCAGTTTGGGCTGTAG